In the genome of Paramisgurnus dabryanus chromosome 18, PD_genome_1.1, whole genome shotgun sequence, one region contains:
- the cxxc5a gene encoding CXXC-type zinc finger protein 5 isoform X1 has product MSVGQPVGSRTPKAQDQDEDQDKRSSRENSPVIERRNRSGIISEPLSKSLKRSRTLSQYTAACPQTANGLKHNGQAKGHAAKPQPAQQQQQQPSASALVPSKLDRTLEQVLEGQNGLLHFAQAAALLKRAGMEHMLLPGGMGVGMGGVGGEAGTVDLEGASVADTVGGHTDFPYGVGGGFPFNPGLFIMTPAGVFLADSALHMAGLTEYPVQNDLASAISSGKKKRKRCGMCPPCRRRINCEQCSSCRNRKTGHQICKFRKCEELKKKPSAALEKVMLPTGAAFRWFQ; this is encoded by the coding sequence ATGTCTGTCGGACAGCCGGTGGGCAGCCGGACACCCAAGGCTCAGGACCAGGACGAGGACCAGGACAAGCGCAGCAGCAGGGAGAACAGCCCCGTGATCGAACGCCGCAACCGCAGCGGTATCATCAGCGAACCCCTCAGCAAGAGCCTGAAGAGGTCTCGCACCCTTTCGCAGTACACTGCCGCGTGTCCCCAGACCGCCAACGGACTGAAACACAACGGCCAGGCTAAGGGTCACGCGGCCAAACCCCAGCCTGCTCAGCAGCAACAGCAGCAGCCTTCCGCCTCGGCCTTGGTGCCGAGCAAGCTGGATCGGACCCTGGAACAGGTGTTGGAGGGACAGAACGGCCTGTTGCACTTTGCCCAGGCAGCTGCGCTGCTTAAGCGGGCAGGCATGGAGCACATGCTCCTGCCAGGGGGAATGGGAGTGGGCATGGGCGGGGTGGGGGGCGAAGCGGGTACGGTTGACCTGGAGGGGGCGTCGGTGGCCGACACAGTGGGGGGCCACACAGACTTCCCGTACGGCGTGGGCGGAGGCTTCCCCTTCAATCCGGGCCTTTTCATCATGACACCGGCCGGGGTCTTCCTCGCTGACAGTGCGCTACACATGGCCGGCTTGACGGAGTACCCAGTGCAAAATGACCTGGCCTCCGCCATTAGCTCCGGGAAGAAGAAGCGAAAACGCTGTGGCATGTGCCCACCTTGCCGGCGCAGGATTAACTGCGAGCAGTGCAGCAGTTGCCGGAACCGCAAGACGGGCCACCAGATCTGCAAGTTCCGCAAGTGCGAGGAGCTCAAGAAGAAACCGTCTGCTGCACTGGAG
- the cxxc5a gene encoding CXXC-type zinc finger protein 5 isoform X2 has product MSVGQPVGSRTPKAQDQDEDQDKRSSRENSPVIERRNRSGIISEPLSKSLKRSRTLSQYTAACPQTANGLKHNGQAKGHAAKPQPAQQQQQQPSASALVPSKLDRTLEQVLEGQNGLLHFAQAAALLKRAGMEHMLLPGGMGVGMGGVGGEAGTVDLEGASVADTVGGHTDFPYGVGGGFPFNPGLFIMTPAGVFLADSALHMAGLTEYPVQNDLASAISSGKKKRKRCGMCPPCRRRINCEQCSSCRNRKTGHQICKFRKCEELKKKPSAALEVMLPTGAAFRWFQ; this is encoded by the coding sequence ATGTCTGTCGGACAGCCGGTGGGCAGCCGGACACCCAAGGCTCAGGACCAGGACGAGGACCAGGACAAGCGCAGCAGCAGGGAGAACAGCCCCGTGATCGAACGCCGCAACCGCAGCGGTATCATCAGCGAACCCCTCAGCAAGAGCCTGAAGAGGTCTCGCACCCTTTCGCAGTACACTGCCGCGTGTCCCCAGACCGCCAACGGACTGAAACACAACGGCCAGGCTAAGGGTCACGCGGCCAAACCCCAGCCTGCTCAGCAGCAACAGCAGCAGCCTTCCGCCTCGGCCTTGGTGCCGAGCAAGCTGGATCGGACCCTGGAACAGGTGTTGGAGGGACAGAACGGCCTGTTGCACTTTGCCCAGGCAGCTGCGCTGCTTAAGCGGGCAGGCATGGAGCACATGCTCCTGCCAGGGGGAATGGGAGTGGGCATGGGCGGGGTGGGGGGCGAAGCGGGTACGGTTGACCTGGAGGGGGCGTCGGTGGCCGACACAGTGGGGGGCCACACAGACTTCCCGTACGGCGTGGGCGGAGGCTTCCCCTTCAATCCGGGCCTTTTCATCATGACACCGGCCGGGGTCTTCCTCGCTGACAGTGCGCTACACATGGCCGGCTTGACGGAGTACCCAGTGCAAAATGACCTGGCCTCCGCCATTAGCTCCGGGAAGAAGAAGCGAAAACGCTGTGGCATGTGCCCACCTTGCCGGCGCAGGATTAACTGCGAGCAGTGCAGCAGTTGCCGGAACCGCAAGACGGGCCACCAGATCTGCAAGTTCCGCAAGTGCGAGGAGCTCAAGAAGAAACCGTCTGCTGCACTGGAG